One window from the genome of Candidatus Didemnitutus sp. encodes:
- a CDS encoding DMT family transporter, with protein MLYAFVTTFLFAASSVLAHKSQNLVGPARANLGRLTVGLVCLGAWAYLFGQGHGGPAFTTFLLSGLAGMGLGDLAFFAALPRLGSRLTTTMNQCLSVPVAIGIEWLWLGTTLSGRQFLCIAVIIAGIVVALVPTRHSPPKVRVRPLGVVLGLIAATGQGLGAVLSRRGFEITAAAGAHLDGLTAAYQRVLGGIALTAAWFAARAWLDRKREARPAPPLRAHGWILIHALAGPVFGMATFQLALASTPSGLVLPITACAPLAVIPLAYWIEGERPSRRSLVGGAIAVVGAVALTLAR; from the coding sequence GTGCTCTACGCGTTCGTCACCACGTTCCTCTTCGCCGCCTCGTCCGTGCTGGCGCACAAGAGCCAGAACCTCGTCGGCCCGGCGCGCGCGAACCTCGGCCGCCTCACTGTCGGCCTAGTCTGCCTCGGCGCGTGGGCGTATCTCTTCGGCCAGGGACACGGCGGGCCGGCCTTCACGACCTTCCTGCTCAGCGGCCTCGCCGGCATGGGCCTCGGCGATCTCGCGTTTTTCGCCGCACTGCCGCGCCTCGGCTCGCGCCTGACGACCACGATGAACCAATGCCTCAGCGTGCCGGTCGCGATCGGCATCGAATGGCTGTGGCTCGGCACGACGCTGAGCGGCAGACAATTCCTCTGCATCGCCGTGATCATCGCCGGCATCGTCGTCGCGCTCGTGCCGACGCGCCACTCGCCGCCCAAAGTTCGTGTGCGCCCGCTCGGCGTCGTGCTGGGCCTGATCGCCGCAACCGGTCAGGGCCTCGGCGCGGTGTTGAGCCGGCGCGGCTTCGAGATCACCGCGGCGGCTGGCGCGCATCTCGACGGATTGACGGCAGCCTACCAACGCGTGTTGGGCGGCATCGCGCTCACCGCCGCATGGTTCGCCGCGCGCGCATGGCTCGATCGCAAACGCGAGGCACGGCCCGCGCCGCCGCTCCGCGCGCACGGCTGGATTCTCATTCACGCGCTCGCCGGGCCGGTCTTCGGCATGGCCACCTTCCAACTCGCCCTCGCCTCGACGCCGAGCGGACTCGTGTTGCCCATCACGGCCTGCGCGCCGCTCGCGGTGATTCCCCTCGCCTACTGGATCGAAGGCGAGCGGCCGTCGCGTCGGTCGCTGGTCGGCGGTGCGATCGCCGTGGTCGGCGCCGTGGCGCTGACGCTCGCGCGCTGA